A region from the Actinoplanes sp. OR16 genome encodes:
- a CDS encoding alpha-glucosidase produces the protein MTDSWWKKAVVYQIYPRSFADSDGDGMGDLRGIINHLDYLAELGVDVLWLSPIYPSPQDDNGYDISDYQNIEPLFGDLATFDELLAGAHARGIKLIMDLVVNHSSDEHRWFLESRSSKDNPKRDWYWWQPARPGMEPGTPGAEPTNWGSVFGGPAWEFDEKTGEYYLHLFSKKQPDLNWENPEVRQAVYAMMRWWLDRGVDGFRMDVINMISKVVPLPDGRLSAGAAYADGSAGFIGGPRLHEFLQEMHREVFAGREGLLTVGETPGVTVEEARLHTDPDRHEVDMVFQFDHVWVDRGPDPWLLVPLQLTQLKAIFGRWQTGLADLGWNSLYWNNHDQPRAVSRYGDDSPANRVASAKMLGTVLHLHRGTPYIYQGEELGMTNYPFAGIEDFRDIEALGQYRQALDMEGRTPEEVLTVLRARGRDNARTPMQWDASENAGFTTGTPWLKVNPNHREINAAAQQADPESVFHWYRKLVALRHAEPAVADGDFTMLLPHDERLYAFTRRLGGTELLVIGNFSGEPVRAELDLSGELILNNLPGAPADSTIAPWQAVVYKRSV, from the coding sequence ATGACGGATTCGTGGTGGAAGAAGGCGGTCGTCTACCAGATCTATCCGCGGAGCTTCGCGGATTCCGACGGCGACGGCATGGGCGACCTGCGCGGCATCATCAACCACCTCGACTACCTGGCCGAACTCGGCGTCGACGTGCTCTGGCTGTCGCCGATCTACCCGTCGCCGCAGGACGACAACGGCTACGACATCAGCGACTACCAGAACATCGAGCCGCTCTTCGGCGACCTCGCCACCTTCGACGAGCTGCTGGCCGGGGCGCATGCCCGGGGCATCAAGCTGATCATGGACCTGGTGGTGAACCACAGCTCGGACGAGCACCGCTGGTTCCTGGAGAGCCGGTCGTCGAAGGACAACCCGAAGCGGGACTGGTACTGGTGGCAGCCGGCCCGCCCGGGGATGGAACCGGGCACGCCGGGCGCCGAGCCGACCAACTGGGGTTCGGTCTTCGGCGGGCCGGCGTGGGAGTTCGACGAGAAGACCGGCGAGTACTACCTGCACCTGTTCTCGAAGAAGCAGCCCGACCTCAACTGGGAGAACCCCGAGGTCCGCCAGGCCGTCTACGCCATGATGCGCTGGTGGCTGGACCGGGGCGTGGACGGCTTCCGGATGGACGTCATCAACATGATCTCCAAGGTCGTGCCTCTTCCGGACGGCCGGTTGAGCGCCGGGGCGGCGTACGCGGACGGCTCGGCCGGGTTCATCGGCGGCCCGCGACTGCACGAGTTCCTCCAGGAGATGCACCGGGAGGTGTTCGCCGGGCGGGAGGGCCTGCTCACCGTCGGCGAGACACCCGGCGTCACCGTCGAGGAGGCCCGGCTGCACACCGACCCGGACCGGCACGAGGTCGACATGGTCTTCCAGTTCGACCACGTCTGGGTCGACCGGGGACCTGACCCGTGGCTGCTCGTGCCGCTGCAGCTCACCCAGCTCAAGGCGATCTTCGGCCGCTGGCAGACCGGGCTCGCCGACCTCGGGTGGAACAGCCTCTACTGGAACAACCACGACCAGCCGCGCGCGGTCTCCCGGTACGGCGACGACAGCCCGGCGAACCGGGTCGCCTCGGCCAAGATGCTCGGCACCGTGCTGCACCTGCATCGCGGGACGCCCTACATCTACCAGGGCGAGGAACTCGGCATGACGAACTACCCGTTCGCCGGGATCGAGGACTTCCGGGACATCGAGGCGCTCGGCCAGTACCGGCAGGCGCTCGACATGGAGGGCCGGACGCCCGAGGAGGTGCTGACGGTTCTGCGGGCGCGGGGGCGGGACAACGCCCGGACGCCGATGCAGTGGGACGCGTCGGAGAACGCCGGCTTCACCACCGGCACGCCGTGGCTCAAGGTGAACCCGAACCACCGCGAGATCAACGCGGCGGCGCAGCAGGCCGACCCGGAGTCGGTCTTCCACTGGTACCGCAAGCTCGTGGCGCTGCGGCACGCCGAGCCGGCCGTCGCCGACGGCGACTTCACCATGCTGCTGCCGCACGACGAGCGGCTCTACGCCTTCACCCGCCGCCTCGGTGGCACCGAGCTCCTGGTGATCGGCAACTTCTCCGGCGAGCCGGTCCGCGCCGAGCTCGACCTGAGCGGCGAGCTGATCCTGAACAACCTGCCGGGGGCGCCGGCGGACTCGACGATCGCCCCCTGGCAGGCCGTGGTCTACAAACGGAGCGTCTAG
- a CDS encoding glycosyltransferase family 4 protein has protein sequence MKIAMLGPIAWRTPPLHYGPWELITSLLTEGLTARGVDVTLFATLDSVTSATLDGVVPTGYEDSAEIDGRVWEAIHVSHALARSGEFDLIHNHLDWLPLAFSAHSSAPMLTTIHGFSGQNILPAYVRARSHFVSISDSDRSPDLEYLATVHHGVDLSGLPFHPAGGDDLILFGRIHPDKGTDIAIEIARRAGRRLIMCGIVQDREYFTEIVEPRIDGEQVVYLGSVGPEERGTILGSGAALLHPIRFAEPFGLSVVESMACGTPVVAYRKGSMPEVVDEGVTGFLAGSVDEAVACVGRIGEIDRAACSARARERFSADRMVEEYLAIYRKIIG, from the coding sequence ATGAAGATTGCCATGCTCGGGCCGATCGCCTGGCGTACGCCCCCGCTGCACTACGGGCCGTGGGAGCTGATCACCAGCCTGCTCACCGAGGGTCTGACCGCACGCGGCGTCGACGTCACGCTCTTCGCCACCCTCGACTCGGTCACCTCCGCCACCCTCGACGGCGTCGTGCCCACCGGTTACGAGGACAGCGCCGAGATCGACGGCCGGGTCTGGGAGGCCATCCACGTGAGCCACGCGCTCGCCCGCTCCGGCGAGTTCGACCTGATCCACAACCATCTGGACTGGCTGCCGCTGGCGTTCTCGGCGCACTCCTCCGCGCCGATGCTCACCACGATCCACGGTTTCTCAGGACAGAACATCCTTCCCGCGTACGTCCGGGCACGCTCGCACTTCGTCTCCATCTCCGACAGCGACCGTTCCCCGGATCTGGAGTATCTGGCGACCGTCCACCACGGCGTGGATCTGAGCGGATTGCCGTTCCACCCGGCCGGCGGCGACGATCTCATCCTCTTCGGCCGGATCCACCCCGACAAGGGAACCGACATCGCCATCGAGATCGCCCGCCGGGCCGGCCGGCGGCTGATCATGTGCGGAATCGTCCAGGACCGCGAATACTTCACCGAGATCGTGGAACCCCGGATCGACGGTGAGCAGGTCGTCTATCTCGGATCGGTGGGCCCGGAGGAACGCGGCACGATCCTGGGCTCGGGCGCCGCTCTGCTGCACCCGATCCGGTTCGCCGAGCCGTTCGGCCTCTCCGTGGTCGAGTCGATGGCCTGTGGCACGCCCGTCGTCGCGTACCGGAAAGGCTCGATGCCGGAGGTCGTGGACGAGGGTGTCACCGGGTTCCTGGCCGGATCGGTGGACGAGGCGGTGGCCTGCGTGGGCCGGATCGGCGAGATCGACCGCGCGGCGTGCTCGGCGCGAGCGCGGGAGCGGTTCTCTGCCGACCGGATGGTCGAGGAGTACCTGGCGATTTACCGAAAAATCATCGGCTGA
- a CDS encoding glycosyltransferase, which translates to MSAGLRLLPPPIRLTDVPEPRWDHVFRLSDDTGLLEHARNAIVRREHGYCVDDVARGLLAAVREPRPEPELIRHAERYLAFLTHAQGAAGGFRNRMSYDRRWQDEPSHGDWWGRALWGLGAAAARGQTRWLRREAMNAFRQGVRNRSPWPRAMAFAALGAAEVLRAEPRDREAAQLLGDAATVIGVPGSDPDWVWPEPELTYANPALAEVIIAAGDLLGDEGLLTDGLRMLAWLCEAQEHRGRLSAVPVCGWRHRARRNRIGDADPGVAPDLLDQQPVEVAATADACATAAAVTGDERWDGPLFQSIAWFLGDNDTGTVMWDSETYGCYDGLTVDGPNLNQGAESTLALVSTLQHARNLASRSATRPSGGLA; encoded by the coding sequence ATGAGCGCTGGACTGCGGCTGCTGCCGCCGCCCATCCGGCTCACCGACGTACCCGAACCCCGCTGGGATCACGTCTTCCGGCTCTCCGACGACACCGGGCTGCTCGAACACGCGCGCAACGCGATCGTCCGGCGCGAGCACGGCTACTGCGTCGACGACGTCGCGCGCGGCCTGCTCGCCGCCGTCCGCGAGCCCCGGCCCGAGCCCGAGTTGATCCGGCACGCCGAGCGGTACCTGGCGTTCCTCACCCACGCCCAGGGCGCCGCCGGCGGGTTCCGCAACCGGATGAGCTACGACCGCCGCTGGCAGGACGAGCCGTCACACGGCGATTGGTGGGGCCGGGCGCTCTGGGGACTCGGCGCCGCGGCCGCCCGCGGGCAGACCCGGTGGCTCCGGCGGGAGGCGATGAACGCGTTCCGGCAGGGCGTACGAAATCGCTCGCCCTGGCCCCGCGCGATGGCGTTCGCCGCGCTCGGCGCCGCCGAGGTGCTCCGAGCCGAACCGCGGGACCGGGAGGCGGCCCAGCTGCTCGGCGACGCGGCCACGGTGATCGGCGTGCCCGGATCCGACCCGGACTGGGTCTGGCCGGAACCGGAGCTCACCTACGCGAACCCGGCCCTGGCCGAGGTGATCATCGCGGCCGGCGACCTCCTCGGCGACGAGGGCCTGCTCACCGACGGCCTGCGGATGCTCGCCTGGCTCTGCGAGGCGCAGGAGCACCGCGGGCGGCTCTCCGCCGTCCCGGTCTGCGGCTGGCGTCACCGCGCCCGCCGCAACCGGATCGGCGACGCGGATCCGGGCGTCGCCCCCGACCTGCTCGATCAGCAGCCGGTCGAGGTGGCGGCCACCGCCGACGCCTGCGCCACCGCCGCGGCCGTCACCGGCGACGAACGCTGGGACGGGCCGCTGTTCCAGTCGATCGCCTGGTTTCTCGGCGACAACGACACCGGAACGGTGATGTGGGACAGCGAGACTTATGGTTGTTATGACGGATTGACGGTTGATGGTCCTAATCTGAACCAAGGAGCCGAATCCACCCTCGCGCTCGTCTCCACGTTGCAGCACGCCCGCAACCTGGCGAGCCGGAGCGCGACCCGACCGTCAGGCGGCCTAGCGTGA
- a CDS encoding glycosyltransferase: MPATYGFLSTYPPTQCGLATFNAALATHLVAGAAGSGVVRLLASDNASGGIALDRSAPRVVHTWHTDRPGGWVAAATALNRFDVAILQHEYGIYPGDAGEEVLPVLRALRVPSIVVLHTVLTNPDPLQREVLEQIAATADAVVTMTDTARTRLSGLYDVDARKITVIPHGAASHTAAADDEPHDRPHLLTWGLLGPGKGIEWALRALAFLDDVDPRPLYTVAGRTHPKVLEQQGDVYRDSLKKLAEESGIADCVRWEDVYLDPDELSRLIRSADAVVLPYDSTEQVTSGVLIEAVAAGIPVVATEFPHAVELLADGPGLLVPHQDPEAMSMAIRRVLAEPGLAEPGLAGRLTGLAGGPTLRWPAVAARYQSLAARLLADRRPLAAQTISA, translated from the coding sequence ATGCCCGCGACATACGGGTTTCTGAGCACGTATCCCCCCACTCAATGCGGTTTGGCGACATTCAATGCGGCCCTCGCGACCCATCTCGTCGCGGGCGCGGCCGGATCGGGCGTCGTACGTCTGCTCGCCAGTGACAACGCCAGCGGTGGGATCGCGCTCGACCGGTCCGCGCCTCGGGTCGTGCACACCTGGCACACCGACCGGCCCGGCGGATGGGTCGCCGCGGCCACCGCGCTCAACCGCTTCGACGTGGCGATCCTCCAGCACGAGTACGGCATCTACCCCGGCGACGCCGGCGAGGAGGTGCTGCCGGTGCTGCGCGCGTTGCGGGTGCCGTCGATCGTGGTGCTGCACACCGTGCTGACGAACCCGGACCCGCTGCAGCGCGAGGTCCTCGAGCAGATCGCGGCCACCGCCGACGCGGTCGTCACCATGACCGACACCGCCCGGACCCGGCTCTCCGGCCTCTACGACGTGGACGCTCGCAAGATCACCGTGATCCCGCACGGCGCGGCCAGCCACACCGCGGCCGCCGACGACGAGCCGCACGACCGTCCGCACCTGCTGACCTGGGGTCTGCTCGGCCCGGGCAAGGGCATCGAGTGGGCGCTGCGGGCGCTCGCGTTCCTCGACGACGTCGACCCCCGGCCGCTCTACACGGTCGCCGGGCGCACCCACCCGAAGGTGCTGGAACAGCAGGGCGACGTCTACCGCGACTCGCTCAAGAAGCTCGCCGAGGAGTCCGGGATCGCCGACTGCGTCCGCTGGGAGGACGTCTACCTCGACCCGGACGAGTTGTCCCGGCTGATCCGCTCCGCCGACGCGGTGGTGCTGCCGTACGACTCGACCGAACAGGTCACGTCCGGCGTGCTGATCGAAGCGGTCGCGGCCGGCATCCCCGTGGTCGCGACCGAGTTCCCGCACGCGGTGGAGTTGCTCGCCGACGGTCCGGGCCTGCTCGTGCCGCACCAGGACCCGGAGGCGATGTCCATGGCGATCCGGCGGGTGCTCGCCGAACCGGGCCTGGCCGAACCGGGTCTCGCCGGCCGGCTCACCGGTCTGGCCGGCGGCCCGACGCTGCGCTGGCCCGCCGTGGCGGCGCGCTACCAGTCACTCGCCGCCCGCCTGCTCGCCGACCGCCGCCCGCTCGCCGCCCAGACGATCTCCGCATGA